TAGAAAAGCTGGCAATGAAGGTTCTTGAAATGATGAAGATCAAGAGAAAGCCGTGCTGTTTATAAACATTATATTCTATGTTGCATCCAATAAGAAGTTGTGTTCTTGATGGGATGAAGTAGTGTTTTCTTCATTTGGATATAGAAGTTGTATTCGAATAATTGTAGAATTTTATGATATTTTATTGCATTGTATATATCTTATAATTTTTATCAAATTGTAGAAACTCAGGTTTTATTTGTGATTGTAAATCTTTATGTGAATTTGgatatattttaatataaaaagaagattttaaaaataaattatgtgGGATAAAATCTACAAAGAAACCTCCATAGCAAAGTTGAAAGTTACTTGGTTGAATCTGTAACTAAATTCCGTAGCACAATTCGTAGCAAACATTTTGTGACCTAATATGTAGCAAAATTTGTAGCCAAAACTCAGTAGCAAAAAACGTAGCTAAAACTTTGTAACAAAAACCGTAGCTAAAAATTTGTAGCAAACCTCGTACTCTCGTAGGTAATAATTCCGTAGCAAACATTTCCATAGCAAAATCCATAGCAGTTATAGTGACGTCTCCTCTTGTAGCTAAAACCGTAGCAAAATATGATTCCATAGCTAAAATTCGTAGCAAATAAATTAGCGACGAGACTTGTAGCTACGAACTAAATTCGTAGCAAATCCATAGCAAAATGGGTGTTTGCTATGGATTTGCTATGGATCCAGCCCTAGCAAATATGTATTTTTGTAGCAGTGACTGCGTTTCCTTGTTCTTTGTGTCTCTCTTTGTATGTGAATTTTGATGATTTCGATTCTTGATTTTGGCTCTTTTTATTTGCTTCTGCTTTGCGTCAACATGATACAACTAACTACAAAATCTTACTCACCCACATGAGCTTTCAATCTAAAACAAATCAAAGTAACCCATAGAAAATGTACGCACTACCAAAACCACTCTTGCAGTTATATTATTTAACCTAGTTATAACTTGGCATGAATACATTACATAATGATTTATCTATTTATAAGATCGAGATGcatgtatatttttatatatagaaCGTGCTAGAGAATATGAAAAgtaaaaggtaaaaacaagccacaaaaacataaagacaaaccCTTAATTTCCAaactaaaaaattatatatatgctTGGCAGATCACGGGTAAGATCTACACCAACCCACCCACTTCCCTTTGCCTTCACCTTTACCTGACTCATAAAATActtatattatatatacatacatacatacacttaCTTTCTCATAGGCCCAACCCCACTATCAATACGAACCCCTTATAGTGTTATTGAGCATTCATAAATTCACAAGTCTTTTTTCACTTGACATCACATTCTATCTCTCTATTTGTGAAGAGGGTGAGACTCCAACTTCTTATATATATACACAGTCATCATGTTACTATTGTATATGGCGGTTTTATCGTCGGCTTTTAGCGGTCTTTTGCTTCTCAATGGCGGAGTAATGGTGGAGGGCGTCGCTGTAAAAGTGACCGGTAACATTTCGAAGATAGAAGACGCTAGTTATTTTCGTATATATTATGGTAATACCTTCAAAGTCATCAAAAACGACCTTGATGGCAAGAGCTATCTTCTCATCCAGGTATGGTTTTGTGTACAGAGTCTACCCTATcgaagttattattattattcagtttaccatttatttttaagtttgtttgttagttattattttatatctCTAGAATAGTTGCcgtagtagtagtaataataataataataataataataataataataataataataataataatattattattattagtagtagtagtagtagtttGACACATTTGGGCATGACACTTACactgtgttcccgagtttcatttaacgaTAGAAGAGAAAGGAAGGGGAATTATAAGGGAATGGAAAGGAAAAGATGTGATTATATTCGTGTTCCCGAGTTTaatgaaaagaaaaggaaatgaaAGGAAATTAAACATTTTATGTGTTCCCGAGTTGggaggaaaagaaaaaaaagtttaTTTATAATGCATTAGATGGTAATTTAGGAAATTTAAAAAAAGTCTGAGATTCATAATAATCTTTTCTCACCAAATCTCTCCAAACTGAGAGGATGAATATTTGCATCAGTCATCCCCTTGTTTCCTTTCTTTTCTCACCACTTCCCTTCCTAAAAAAAATCTCTGGAACATATTTTTTACTCTCTTCCTTTTAATTCCTTTCTCTTTCCTTGTTAAATGAAACTGGGGAAACATAGTGTTAGAAACATTTGGGCCGttcaaaagaattaaaaaaactTAGAAATGGAAAAAGAAAGTGGTTGTGAGACCTCATCAGATTTAACATCATTCCACAAAGGGAATAGTGGAAAATCATTGCTAAATTGCATTGGTATATACCCTTCACATATAAAAAGCCCAAAATATATTTTGTCGTTTTTATAAATCAGTGGAAAAGAGGTCGGAAACTATATATGTGTACTCATTGCACACTTTTCTGACAAAATAATTATGTTTGATTTATAATTGTGTTAAAGTTCAAATGTGATGGAATTGTGGAGGTTGTAATGGTGGAGGCGTGGGTGACAGGGGAGGTTGTAGTGGTAGGAACGTCTTTGGTGGCGTTGGCGACAGTGGTAGGGGTGAGAGCGACTATTGTGTAAGTTACTGAGTATGGAAGTGCAGAGGTGTCAGTAGCGACGATGTTGGTGGCGTTAGTGACGATGGTTATGGTGACAATGACGGAGTGGAGGAATCTGATAAGTTTACGTTCACTGTTTGGAAGGAATGTTGATTACGTTACTTGGCAAGTATGAGTGAAATCgctatttttattaaaaaaaattcctTAAATTTTAACCAAACATATTATCAGAATTTCATTTCATTGAATTTTAGTGAACCAAAAGTTTCTTAACCACATTGTTTGACACATTTCCCCTTTTATGATTATCATCAAAAAATCCTTGTTTTACTAAGTTATTTTGTTCCTACTCTATGAGTTAAAAAATGTGTTCTTTCTTTCTtgagatttatttatttttctcagACACATATATAATATAAGGGGGTTATGTGTCATTTCATTATTTTGTCTTGTTTTGTAGTAAAAAAGAGAATTAAGAAGTTCGGCCCACTTTGTCGGGTACGCATCACGGGTTTAAAACTTTACATCACCTAATAATCTATCAAGTCACGGGCTCACTCGATATACCCATTTAAAGAATTTTGTTCGAAAATGTAAATTGAAATTCCAGATCTTTTTATCAAAAAACGATCAAGTTTGACGCAAGAACTTGTctccgattttttttttttttttttttttgataatttATTTGGTGAATGGTGACCCATAAGGCCTACATGTACCTAACTAACTTCCAAAAACCATTTAGTATTACCAATATATAACAAAAATTAAATATGTGTTCCATATGTTTCCAATCATGAAAACCGTTTTTAACACATCCATATTATTGACCACATATAATGAGCAAGTTATGcggttgtatatatatatatatattttttgaaaggtgtgaattattcgcgaataTCAGGAGGTTTaacatacgttgtcttaaccgggtccgcgCTAGAGAACCCCCTCGCACActagatccccaatttaaacccttcaacgagaaacccctatcacccagacttgaacttgagacctGTAGGGGAAAACTCACCTGGGCCACCATAGGTGGAACTTGAATACTCGTggccaccactagagcactagtgatggttAAGTTAAGCGATTATATAAGAATTTTAAATATTACTAATTCATATATACGTTTATGTAGTGTTTATAGTtctgaagttttttttttttttttggttaaataaCCTTCCTATAATTATAAGGTGTATAAGCTGTgctttaaaaatataaataaccatTTGTGTTATGCACTTATGCTCTAAATGAATGAAACATATAATGTTGCATTTGGAAGTGCAGAGTAACTCAAAGATGGCAGCAAAGACCAAATATTGTACGCCAAGGATCAAATCATTTGTCATTCCATTAGCAAACTTTTCCATGGATGTCAGTTATTTTCCAGGTTCATTTTTAGATTAAATTCtttatttataaattaaaacTAACATATTAAAAACTATAGAAATTACATTTCATATATTTAAAAGATAACTATAATGTATATTTCATTTATGGTTGTTTTATTTTGAATTTTTGCAGTTTCATTCTTTGAGGTGAGATTATGCATTTGTTTGTAAGTCTTATCGTTCTctatatacaaatatatatataatttattactgcttattgtttgttaaattatCCTTGAATACTAAAAAGTTTTAAGTAGAGAACTACGTGAATTGTATACCCATTTGTTTCAAATATGAAGTATAGCCGTATAGGATGGTTATACAACCGTCTAACCTGCTATATTTCTAACTCCACTATATGTATGAAACACACTTATCGTtaacataattacatataaaatgaccgaattacccttactgttaacagaaaaaatggatgaagttaatccagtgaactaaaatggcaacggtaaaacctttttggacccacatgtgaaaaatgaaacctttggattaaactgccaaaatggcctaaaacacagggactaaaatggcatttaactcttaaaaaACTATAAACGTTTTGATGAACATGTCATAACTCATAAAATCATAAAAAGTCATGTCAACCTATTAACCTCTttaacatgataatcaacatgtTACGCATGTCATAAATGGGTTGAAaccgtttagacacgtttttaatAGTGTTATTAACATGTCGACCCATTTACCCCAAACACTAGCCTGTTATATTGTGTCAAGTCATGTCGTATTTACCAGACGCGTCACAAATAAAATGTCCGCTCTAACAAAATCCAAAAACTGGGATACATAAAAACATGTGTTACTAGCTAGCACCCTTTCTTCAACTTTAACTACTTTGAACTTGTAATTGGATTGCCAAAAACATGAACAGCTTCTAGGACTCATGCCATCATTGAAAGGCATCACATCAGAAAGGATAGCTTCTCCATGTCTCCTTAAACTCTATAATGAGGGACAACTCCAAATGCTTAACAAGAGTGAGCCACAACAATTTTCTCAGTATACCGCGCATTTCATCAGCTATAACTCCAATCAACAAACTCAGTCATGCAACTATGTTGCTTTTGTCCCCATCGGCGAGCAAACTCCCCTCCAAGTACCTCCTTGTCTCTATATTTCTAAGGGGGCGTTTGGCATTGCGtttatgatttagtatatgaataCCCATATCATATAATCACTTTAAAACGCAATTTCAAACACCTCATGAATATTTTCTACTCTCTATATATCTCATGGTTATTAGTCGTTGGTTTGTTAGAGGGCCGAGTGGATCAAGTACTTGGGAGTTTTTGCAAATGTGGAAACGAGAGCAAATGAAATCTATGATGCTGTAAGTGAGAGCATTGTCTGATTTTCTATATCTCTTTTGATGAGTCTTAAATCTTTAACAACCGGTCATAAGTGGCCATATGTTTGGTTACATTTGATGCTTGTAATTAAACAGGTGAAAAGCAATTACATGTGCTTGGCTAATTCTGCCGCAAGCAAAAAGCTCAAACCAATAGTGGCTTGGATGGAGTTTAATGATGTATGTATGCCTATAAAAGCGCGTTTTAGCATCATCAGACTCACAACGCACGCGGTCCACATATGTGTACCGCATGTGTTGTGACTTTGATGAtgttaaaaactatttttaaagAGAATAAAGCTTATATCtccatgtgcatgtttgtgttgGTGCAGGGTGTTTGGACTTTCACAAAAGAAGCATACAAGCTAAAGGTATGCTTTTCAAATAACTGTCATTAAACTAACAAAACTGTCAAAATCTAACATTTTGGTACTTGTTACAACAGTATATAGAAGATGCAGGTGGAGAAAACCTGGATGAGTCCATAAACAAAATAACATACAACATAACAACTATTGAAGATATGGAACAACTTCATGCTATCTTATGTGTAAGCTTCACATGATTTTTGTTCAAATTCGTATTTCAACTTATATTATACTAAGAttcttatgtttttattttttgtaatttaGACCGTAGATGTATTGATTGATGGAACGTTAACCCCAGACCCGTTTGGCTACAATGCAACGTTGTTTCTTCAAAACCTCAATATAGAGGATCAATCTTGTTTAGCATTTCTTTCACATGAAAGCGTGTGGAGACACGATAAACGCCTTTCAACTGACCTGGCTCTTGGTATTTTCTACTTAAGCATTATGACGCGTTAACTAGTACATAAACAATCTCTCAATGGATCCTTGAAATCGACTTGATATTTTCTTCATTTGTTTTGAAGATTGGTTCGATGGAGCTGTGTCGCAACCGCAACTAGTCCTTGCGGACCTAATGGAAATGTTGTTTCCAACGGGGAATTATACGACTACTTACTTTAGAAACCTCCTAAAGGTACTTGAAACTCCTTGACCGGTCATATTGTGTTGTATTTGAACTTATATATTTTGTACATCCAAAATGAATGCAGGGCGAAGAGGCTACAAGCCTTGGTCTTGAAAACTGCGATCGCGATACTTTTACGGCCATGGAGCCAACTATAATAGCATGCACATAGAATTCATTGTCTATTTGGTTTTAGTATTATCTCAATGAATTCTTTTACTAGAGACTCTGCTTTGTTACTTTGTGTTTATAGCATTCGTGTGGACCCGAATTATATTACACTATTATAAAACAGAGTTTTTGGTAACAGGAGAAGGGGAAACCAAGTATTGTATTGATGTTGAATAATATTTATGTTATAGAATTAAACCATAAGTACACATAAATATAGGAGAGATAATCACACTAATATGTCTCTAACTAATGTGATAAAATCTCTTATAATATATATCTACAATATGCCTTCATTATATAGTTTGAGTAGATATAAATCAACCCATTTAACAAATAAAGATATTAAAATTAACCCATTTATTGAAAAAGAGATCATGATTAGTTGATTAACATATGTAGCATGCCAAATTTTGCAACCTTCACATGAACCTTGTGGAACATGAGAAACACACTTGAATATTCACTTTTCCACCAGAAAAACCTCCTTTAAACACATTTTCTAGATGCAGAAAGCATGAAATTTATGAAAAAAGCAAACTTTTTCAAGCACTATACATGCATAAAGCATGAACTTCACccgaaaataaaat
Above is a window of Helianthus annuus cultivar XRQ/B chromosome 14, HanXRQr2.0-SUNRISE, whole genome shotgun sequence DNA encoding:
- the LOC110909170 gene encoding uncharacterized protein LOC110909170; this encodes MLLLYMAVLSSAFSGLLLLNGGVMVEGVAVKVTGNISKIEDASYFRIYYGNTFKVIKNDLDGKSYLLIQSNSKMAAKTKYCTPRIKSFVIPLANFSMDVSYFPVSFFELLGLMPSLKGITSERIASPCLLKLYNEGQLQMLNKSEPQQFSQYTAHFISYNSNQQTQSCNYVAFVPIGEQTPLQRAEWIKYLGVFANVETRANEIYDAVKSNYMCLANSAASKKLKPIVAWMEFNDGVWTFTKEAYKLKYIEDAGGENLDESINKITYNITTIEDMEQLHAILCTVDVLIDGTLTPDPFGYNATLFLQNLNIEDQSCLAFLSHESVWRHDKRLSTDLALDWFDGAVSQPQLVLADLMEMLFPTGNYTTTYFRNLLKGEEATSLGLENCDRDTFTAMEPTIIACT